A section of the Naumovozyma dairenensis CBS 421 chromosome 5, complete genome genome encodes:
- the FSF1 gene encoding Fsf1p (similar to Saccharomyces cerevisiae YOR271C; ancestral locus Anc_8.720): MASSVPGPIELPESRYDLSTYWGRIRHCAEISDPTMLLTTKKDLAHAREVISAYRHGLIKTPTEEFWIAKKHLDSTVHPDTGETVILPFRMSSCVISNLVVTLGMLTPGLGTTGTLFWQWANQSLNVAVNSANANKSHKMSTKQLMTNYAAAVTASCGVALGLNSVVPKLKNVTPNTKLILGRLIPFAAVVTAGIVNVFLMRGNEIQKGISVYDSNGDEVGKSKKAAFIAVGETALSRVINATPIMVIPPLILVKLQKGALMGKSVGMQTLANLGLIAATSFAVLPFALGVFPQRQSIHVKKLETELHGKKDKKIKP; the protein is encoded by the coding sequence ATGGCATCATCGGTTCCCGGTCCCATCGAATTACCTGAATCTCGGTATGATCTATCCACATACTGGGGTAGAATCCGTCATTGTGCCGAGATTTCAGACCCAACCATGTTGTTAACCACCAAGAAAGATCTTGCTCATGCCCGTGAAGTCATCAGTGCATACCGTCATGGTTTAATAAAGACTCCCACTGAGGAATTTTGGATCGCTAAGAAACACCTAGATTCTACAGTACATCCAGATACAGGTGAGACTGTCATCTTACCCTTCAGAATGTCCAGTTGTGTCATCTCTAACTTGGTTGTTACACTGGGTATGTTGACTCCAGGGCTAGGTACGACTGGAACATTGTTTTGGCAATGGGCAAATCAATCATTGAATGTGGCAGTAAATTCTGCTAATGCGAATAAATCACATAAAATGTCGACGAAACAATTGATGACTAATTATGCTGCTGCAGTGACTGCGTCATGTGGTGTGGCCTTAGGATTGAATAGTGTGGTTCCTAAATTGAAGAACGTGACTCCAAATACAAAGTTGATTTTGGGTAGGTTGATCCCATTCGCCGCGGTGGTCACAGCTGGTATTGTTAATGTCTTTTTAATGAGAGGGaatgaaattcaaaagGGGATTTCTGTTTATGATTCTAATGGTGATGAAGTTGGGAAGTCTAAGAAGGCTGCATTTATCGCTGTTGGCGAAACTGCACTAAGTAGAGTCATTAATGCTACTCCAATCATGGTAATACCACCTTTAATTCTTGTCAAATTACAGAAGGGTGCGTTAATGGGTAAATCTGTTGGTATGCAAACTTTGGCTAATTTAGGTTTGATCGCAGCAACTTCATTCGCAGTCTTACCATTTGCATTAGGTGTATTCCCACAAAGACAATCCATTCATGTTAAGAAGTTAGAAACTGAATTACATGGGAAGAAGGataaaaagataaaacCATAG
- the VPH1 gene encoding H(+)-transporting V0 sector ATPase subunit a (similar to Saccharomyces cerevisiae VPH1 (YOR270C); ancestral locus Anc_8.718) has protein sequence MSAVETVPKDEAMFRSAVMSLVQLYIPQEIARDAVYTLGQLGIVQFRDLNSETNSFQRTFVDEIRRLDNVQRQYRYFFKLLQKHNIPLYEGAIEQYDRPSNLNDANIMSQLIVPPSTSAIDDHVQNAALLEQRLVQMEEATEQIEAQKVDLEQYRIVLQSGDQFFQSGDSMALAATATVVDLEDTLRRSSITINFVTGIIPRDKINTFEQILWRVLRGNLFFKHIEIEQPIFDVKTQSYIAKNAFIVYSHGDLILDRIKRIAESLDAHLYEIDKNPESRSQKLLKINENLSDLYTVLQSTTTTLESELFGIGQELNSWYQDIAREKSTYETLNKFNFDKNRKTLIAEGWIPEDELSFLKDCLVQMTSKLGVDVPSIIQVLGTNKTPPTFHRLNKFTQAFQSICDSYGVPQYREVNPGLPTIVTFPFMFAIMFGDMGHGFIMTMAALVFVLNEKKFDRMKRGEILDMAYTGRYIILFMGLFSMYTGFLYNDIFSRSMTLFKSGWEWPEDFKAGEMLYAKKVGTYPIGIDWAWHGAENSLLFSNSYKMKLSIVMGFIHMTYSYMFSLVNHLHFKSMIDIVANFIPGLLFMQGIFGYLSVCIIYKWSVDWIGDGKAAPGLLNMIINMFLAPGTIDEELYPHQAKVQIFLLGMALLCVPWLLLMKPLHFKFTHSEKKNSFPTADDIETQALLHDENEDEIAETEGTIAANNDSEEGEGHGEELGDVIIHQVIHTIEFCLNCVSHTASYLRLWALSLAHAQLSSVLWSMTLELSFGVPGALGVFMTVSLFTLWFCLTIAVLVMMEGTSAMLHSLRLHWVESMSKYFVGDGIPYEPFVFQYLDMETDVANNAGNIAA, from the coding sequence ATGAGTGCAGTAGAAACGGTTCCAAAAGATGAAGCCATGTTTCGGTCCGCGGTGATGTCCCTAGTTCAACTATACATACCTCAAGAAATAGCAAGAGATGCTGTCTATACGTTGGGACAACTTGGCATAGTACAATTCCGTGATTTAAATTCAGAGACAAATTCTTTCCAAAGAACATTCGttgatgaaattagaagattaGATAATGTTCAAAGACAATATCGTTATTTCTTCAAACTATTACAAAAACATAATATCCCATTATATGAAGGGGCCATTGAACAATATGATCGCCCTAGTAATTTGAACGATGCGAACATAATGAGTCAATTAATTGTTCCTCCAAGTACATCCGCAATCGATGATCATGTTCAAAATGCTGCTTTGTTAGAGCAGAGATTGGTCCAAATGGAGGAGGCCACTGAGCAAATTGAAGCTCAAAAGGTTGATCTTGAACAGTATAGAATTGTATTACAATCTGGGGaccaattttttcaatcaGGTGACTCCATGGCTTTAGCTGCCACCGCAACAGTGGTAGATTTGGAAGATACTCTAAGACGTTCTTCCATCACCATTAACTTCGTGACTGGTATTATTCCAAGAGATAAGATTAATACTTTTGAACAAATCCTATGGAGAGTACTAAGAGGtaatttgtttttcaaacaTATTGAAATCGAGCAACCAATCTTTGATGTCAAGACCCAGTCATATATCGCGAAGAATGCTTTCATCGTTTACTCTCATGGTGATTTAATTCTAGAtagaattaaaagaataGCTGAATCTCTAGATGCTCATTtatatgaaattgataaaaatcCAGAGAGTAGATcccaaaaattattaaagatCAACGAAAACTTGAGTGATTTATATACAGTTTTACAAAGCACTACAACTACTTTAGAAAGCGAATTATTTGGCATTGGTCaagaattaaattcatGGTATCAAGATATTGCTCGTGAAAAATCAACATATGAAACattaaacaaatttaatttcGATAAGAACAGGAAAACTTTAATCGCTGAAGGTTGGATCCCTGAGGATGAATTAAGctttttgaaagattgtTTAGTTCAAATGACTTCCAAGTTAGGTGTCGATGTACCATCAATCATTCAAGTATTAGGGACTAATAAGACTCCACCAACTTTCCATAGATTGAACAAATTCACTCAGGCTTTCCAAAGCATTTGTGACTCATATGGTGTTCCTCAATATAGAGAAGTTAACCCTGGGTTGCCTACTATTGTTACTTTCCCTTTTATGTTCGCAATTATGTTTGGTGATATGGGTCATGGTTTCATCATGACTATGGCTGCATTAGTCTTTGTCttgaatgaaaagaaatttgatAGGATGAAAAGAGGTGAAATCTTGGATATGGCTTATACAGGTAGATACATTATCTTATTCATGggtttattttcaatgtACACTGGGTTCCTTTACAATGATATATTCTCAAGATCCATGACATTGTTCAAATCTGGTTGGGAATGGCCAGAAGATTTCAAAGCTGGTGAAATGCTCTATGCTAAGAAAGTAGGCACATATCCAATTGGTATTGACTGGGCTTGGCATGGTGCTGAAAAttcgttattattttctaattcctATAAGATGAAATTATCCATTGTTATGGGGTTCATTCATATGACCTATTCTTACATGTTTTCATTAGTGAACCATTTACATTTCAAGTCTATGATTGATATTGTTGCTAATTTCATTCCAGGTTTACTATTCATGCAAGGTATCTTCGGTTATTTGAGTGTTTGTATCATTTACAAATGGTCAGTGGATTGGATAGGAGACGGAAAGGCTGCTCCTGGATTATTAAATATGATAATTAATATGTTCTTGGCGCCTGGTACCATTGATGAAGAACTATATCCTCATCAAGCTAAAGTTCAAATCTTTTTATTGGGTATGGCATTACTTTGTGTTCCATGGTTATTGTTAATGAAGCCATtacatttcaaatttactCATtcagaaaagaagaattccTTCCCAACTGCcgatgatattgaaacaCAAGCTTTGTTAcatgatgaaaatgaagacGAAATTGCTGAAACTGAAGGAACGATTGCTgcaaataatgattctgAGGAAGGTGAAGGTCATGGCGAAGAGCTTGGAGACGTCATTATCCATCAAGTTATTCATACTATTGAATTCTGTTTGAATTGTGTTTCGCATACTGCATCATATTTAAGATTGTGGGCTTTATCATTAGCTCACGCACAATTATCTAGTGTTTTATGGTCAATGACACTTGAACTTTCCTTCGGTGTTCCTGGTGCTTTGGGTGTGTTCATGAcagtttctttatttacTTTGTGGTTCTGTTTAACTATTGCTGTTTTGGTTATGATGGAAGGTACTTCAGCCATGTTACATTCTTTACGTTTACATTGGGTTGAATCCATGTCTAAGTACTTCGTTGGTGATGGTATTCCTTACGAACCATTCGTTTTCCAATATCTTGATATGGAAACAGATGTTGCTAATAACGCAGGAAATATTGCTGCATAA
- the PAC1 gene encoding Pac1p (similar to Saccharomyces cerevisiae PAC1 (YOR269W); ancestral locus Anc_8.717) — MQIHWKLPLTKESKEDLDRSIIDYVQWQYNEREKATPSVLENNGDDIDLDEKSLIASLKGLFLLPSDNTESTHEVNPLLLPRKWNSIVRLQRHIMTLEQTCRDLTNQVDTLQQEAKKHDNTNTIDSESLNISWIPKTFPNYSITVDTSISSVKLHPRLPIIFIGTDHGKLYAFDIFNPSLPLSSIQAHFKGITSIDSILLKSDKEGSAIISTTSKDLSIKLYKWIVTENKFQLQRSLISHEHIVSQNKLFIHGNDILLASCSRDTTIKIWNTSTAYCINSIPAHLDWVRSIDVFNEYVLSGSQDSSLRLTHWPSGNGLSIGKGHDFPIECVKFIPFLIMPQNENDSKEEEDDDDATKVTIARQPPSDGINAEDYMKLGFKYCASASRDKLIKIWEIPTPRFLMHRPPIPNGNNPIMKCVMTLKGHSSWVKDLQIRGNYLFSCSDDKTIKCWSLENGECVKTWNDSHSGFITCLEMDSDITALKETTENKVNLHREIMVTAGLDSKCNIYIR, encoded by the coding sequence ATGCAAATACATTGGAAATTGCCACTGACGAAGGAATCAAAGGAAGACCTTGATAGAAGCATAATAGACTATGTTCAATGGCAATATAATGAACGGGAAAAAGCTACTCCAAGTGTTCTCGAGAATAATGGTGATGACATAGATCttgatgaaaaatcttTGATAGCATCTTTGAAAGGTTTATTCCTCTTGCCTTCTGATAATACAGAGAGTACACATGAGGTCAACCCTTTGTTGCTCCCAAGGAAGTGGAATTCTATTGTACGATTGCAACGACATATTATGACTTTAGAACAAACTTGTCGGGATTTAACAAATCAAGTAGATACATTACAACAAGAAGCGAAAAAACATGATAATACCAATACGATTGATTCTGAATCACTTAATATCTCATGGATACCGAAGACCTTCCCGAATTATTCTATCACGGTGGACACATCCATCTCTTCTGTTAAATTACATCCTCGATTACCTATCATATTCATAGGCACAGATCATGGGAAATTATACGCATTTGACATTTTTAATCCATCACTACCCTTATCATCCATACAAGCACATTTCAAAGGAATCACTTCAATCGATTCCATACTCTTAAAATCAGATAAGGAAGGCTCGGCAATCATATCGACAACTTCCAAAGACTtatcaataaaattatacaaATGGATTGTGACggaaaataaatttcaattacAAAGATCATTAATAAGTCATGAACATATAGTTtcacaaaataaattattcattcaCGGCAATGATATTCTACTAGCATCATGTTCTAGAGACACTACTATTAAGATTTGGAATACTAGCACCGCATATTGTATAAATTCCATTCCAGCTCACTTGGATTGGGTACGATCCATTGATGTGTTCAATGAATACGTATTGTCTGGGTCACAAGATTCAAGTCTTAGATTGACTCATTGGCCCTCAGGGAATGGGTTATCCATAGGGAAAGGTCATGATTTCCCCATAGAGTGTGTTAAatttattccatttttaATCATGCCACAGAACGAGAATGATTccaaggaagaagaagacgatgatgatgctaCGAAAGTGACAATAGCACGGCAACCACCTTCAGATGGTATCAATGCAGAAGATTACATGAAACTAGGGTTCAAATATTGTGCTAGTGCCTCTAGAgataaattgattaaaaTTTGGGAAATTCCCACTCCAAGATTCTTAATGCATCGACCTCCTATACCAAATGGTAACAACCCTATCATGAAATGTGTTATGACTTTGAAAGGTCATTCATCATGGGttaaagatttacaaaTTAGAGgtaattatttattctctTGTAGTGACGATAAGACTATTAAATGTTGGTCGCTTGAGAATGGTGAATGTGTAAAAACATGGAATGATTCTCATTCTGGGTTTATTACTTGTTTAGAAATGGATTCTGATATTACTGCTTTAAAGGAAACTACGGAAAATAAAGTGAATTTACATAGAGAAATTATGGTTACAGCCGGCCTTGATTCAAAAtgtaatatttatatacGATAG
- the HRK1 gene encoding putative serine/threonine protein kinase HRK1 (similar to Saccharomyces cerevisiae HRK1 (YOR267C); ancestral locus Anc_8.716), whose product MPNLLSRNPFHTHHSSGNLNHANNHRHDNASPTTSSTHHHDQHHQAPTLKRSSKSFLNFISRKPSTDSIRSEKSNDSTYNSPTSTHNNHSGYHTDLGGQASPKQSHSMAELKRFFRPSMNKKLSMTQMHTSSHTGTNHFSPPSSTSTSTLNLNAHYVHNNNNVYPSHPHGSTDHHAHTQSAIPPSTDSILSLSNNVNIYHDDSILAQKYGKLGKLLGAGAGGSVKILVRPTDGVTFAVKEFRPRKPNESVKEYAKKCTAEFCIGSTLHHPNIVETVDIFSDSKQNKYFEVMQYCPVDFFAVVMTGKMSRGEINCCLKQLLEGVKYLHSMGLAHRDLKLDNCVMTEDGILKLIDFGSAVVFRYPFENEISMAHGIVGSDPYLAPEVITSTKRYDPQCVDIWSVGIIYCCMMLKRFPWKAPRDTDENFRLYCLEDDIEHDYVQSAKHHEQLLKERKTRRQRMHDGTHVEEKEEQQQTDGHQNASGSPDCKTNDGQQQTETTAKDNAQEEIPSKTIKAKLEEEKGQKEAPHSPLQPRQEQSPPPPPKEQLDNVQQLPTPQVSNTKAEKDVQRSPLVNEVEQCQGTTEQPNVQHQESATKSIGADSRQQGSDQKSIMSHKTTATQNHGPHPHHKKTIHGPYRLLRLLPHASRPIMSRILEVNPEKRATLEDIFNDEWFKDIPACTMNEKKQVIRAPGHHHTVVKEENAHLATYKV is encoded by the coding sequence atgccaaatttattatcaagaaatcCGTTTCATACTCATCATTCAAGTGGAAACTTGAATCATGCCAATAATCATCGCCATGATAATGCATCACCAACCACATCAAGCACACACCATCATGACCAACATCATCAAGCACCCACTTTAAAAAGAAGCTCAAAATCATTCTTAAACTTCATAAGTAGAAAGCCAAGTACCGATTCCATTAGAAGTGagaaatcaaatgattCTACGTACAACTCACCGACCAGTACTCATAACAATCATTCAGGTTATCACACCGATTTAGGTGGTCAAGCTTCACCAAAGCAAAGTCATTCCATGgctgaattgaaaagattctTCAGACCTTCCATGAACAAAAAACTTTCCATGACTCAAATGCATACTTCATCTCATACAGGAACAAATCATTTTTCTCCACCCTCCTCTACATCAACATCTACTTTAAATTTGAACGCTCATTACGTccataataacaataatgtTTATCCATCTCATCCACACGGTTCCACTGATCATCATGCTCATACCCAATCAGCAATACCTCCAAGTACAGACTCCAtcttatcattatcaaataatgtaaatatataccaTGATGATTCTATCCTAGCTCAAAAATACGGGAAATTAGGAAAATTATTAGGTGCCGGAGCAGGTGGATCAGTGAAAATCTTAGTAAGACCAACAGACGGTGTCACATTTGCGGTAAAAGAATTCAGGCCAAGGAAACCGAATGAATCAGTGAAAGAATATGCTAAGAAATGTACTGCCGAATTTTGTATCGGTTCCACTTTACATCATCCAAACATTGTTGAAACTGTCGATATCTTCTCGGATTCGAAACAGAATAAATATTTCGAAGTTATGCAATATTGTCCCGTGGATTTTTTCGCTGTCGTTATGACGGGTAAAATGTCCCGTGGTGAAattaattgttgtttgaAACAATTGTTAGAAGGTGTGAAGTATTTGCATTCAATGGGGTTGGCTCATCGTGATCTGAAATTGGATAATTGTGTCATGACGGAAGATGggattttgaaattgatcGATTTCGGGAGTGCTGTTGTATTTAGATACCCTTTTGAAAACGAAATTTCAATGGCTCATGGGATTGTTGGGAGTGATCCATATTTGGCTCCGGAAGTTATTACCTCTACGAAACGTTACGATCCTCAATGTGTAGATATCTGGTCCGTCGGGATCATTTATTGTTGTATGATGTTGAAAAGATTCCCTTGGAAGGCTCCTCGAGATACCGATGAAAATTTCAGATTATATTGTTTGGAAGATGATATAGAACATGATTATGTGCAGTCTGCTAAACATCACGAACAACTATTAAAGGAGAGGAAAACGAGACGTCAAAGAATGCACGACGGTACTCATGTAGAAGAAAAGGAGGAACAACAGCAGACAGATGGTCATCAAAACGCTTCTGGATCCCCTGATTGTAAAACGAACGATGGACAACAGCAAACAGAGACAACGGCAAAAGATAATGctcaagaagaaattcCATCGAAAACTATAAAAGCCAAactagaagaagaaaaaggaCAAAAAGAAGCCCCTCATTCGCCGCTGCAGCCAAGACAAGAGCAatcaccaccaccaccaccaaaGGAACAACTTGATAATGTTCAGCAACTCCCCACACCGCAGGTAAGCAATACAAAAGCAGAAAAAGATGTTCAAAGAAGCCCGCTGGTCAACGAAGTGGAACAATGTCAAGGAACAACGGAGCAACCTAATGTTCAACATCAAGAGTCTGcaacaaaatcaattgGTGCAGATAGTCGTCAGCAAGGAAGTGAtcaaaaatcaataatgTCTCATAAAACTACTGCAACTCAAAACCATGGTCCACATCCTCATCATAAGAAGACCATTCATGGTCCTTACCGTTTATTACGTCTATTGCCTCATGCATCAAGACCAATAATGTCAAGAATTTTGGAAGTCAACCCAGAAAAGAGAGCTACTCTCGAggatattttcaatgatgaaTGGTTCAAAGACATCCCAGCTTGTACCatgaatgaaaagaaacaagtAATAAGAGCTCCTGGTCATCATCATACTGTGGTCAAAGAGGAAAATGCTCATTTAGCGACTTATAAAgtttaa
- the PNT1 gene encoding Pnt1p (similar to Saccharomyces cerevisiae PNT1 (YOR266W); ancestral locus Anc_8.715): protein MFSNHGTKMSIIRLYSTKKVVSKPVSSLTKIGFNQPIDISSKETFNESLKTNKTFAQLHALYLTNKLQFQNDNDITKVASFTPEINSQRTLPRTQFPKNKIFQQVIFDPKIPKWRKSITKWYRLGTTLLRYYRDGIKNTIKAYRSTTKYDLRTLFRQLEIDNTTISTLKINRKDFIESLRSRNEFKKIPNFILLSLIFEECTVLICYFWPRVALWNCLNPGGFKKLSDSLVQNEDPFQNEVIGDARYISPYSLDFQKLHSNLRRSHIMRMNFFKLKFYELFQMKNPIIERLVNIYQYIFIDDRLLLQSILHGNEKAPVIWGYDELVNFILERKLYHHGEDLNKLVNTNEGRDLLIWRMLLYLSFRFDNTIYLNGTSTFSEKWGTYNMYLLNNPGTSINHDATTKITVLKENIVKSAL, encoded by the coding sequence ATGTTTAGCAATCATGGAACGAAGATGTCCATAATACGTCTTTATTCGACAAAAAAAGTGGTATCCAAACCAGTCTCTTCGTTAACAAAAATTGGATTTAATCAACCGATCGATATTTCTTCTAAAGAAACATTCAATGAGTCCTTGAAAACTAATAAGACTTTCGCACAACTACACGCTTTATACTTGacaaataaattacaattccaaaatgataatgatatcacAAAAGTAGCGAGTTTCACACCAGAGATAAATTCTCAAAGAACATTGCCAAGAACACAATTTCccaagaataaaatattccaaCAGGTCATCTTTGATCCCAAAATACCTAAATGGAGGAAATCAATAACAAAATGGTATCGTTTAGGTACAACACTTTTACGTTACTATAGAGATGGGATTAAGAATACAATAAAAGCATATAGATCCACCACCAAATATGATTTGCGTACTCTTTTCAGACAATTAGAAATTGACAATACAACTATATCGactttgaaaataaataggAAGGATTTTATTGAATCACTTCGAAGTAggaatgaatttaaaaagaTACCGAATTTCATATTGTTAAGTTTGatatttgaagaatgtACCGTCTTGATATGTTATTTTTGGCCAAGGGTAGCATTATGGAATTGTTTGAATCCCGGTGgatttaaaaaattaagtGATTCTCTAGTCCAAAATGAAGACCCTTTTCAGAATGAGGTTATTGGTGATGCTCGATATATTTCACCTTATAGTTTGGATTTCCAAAAGCTGCATTCCAACCTCCGTCGTAGTCATATCATGagaatgaatttttttaaattgaaattctATGAGCTTTtccaaatgaaaaatccaATAATTGAAAGACTagtaaatatttatcaatatatatttattgatgatagattattattacaatcaATATTACATGGTAATGAGAAAGCCCCTGTCATTTGGGGATATGACGAATTAGTAAATTTCATTTTAGAGAGAAAATTGTACCATCATGGGgaagatttaaataaacTTGTGAATACAAATGAAGGTAGAGATCTTTTAATCTGGAGAATGTTActatatttatcatttcGATTCGATAATACTATTTATCTCAATGGTACTTCGACTTTTTCTGAAAAATGGGGGACGTATAATATGTACcttttaaataatccaGGTACTTCGATAAACCATGATGCTACTACAAAAATAACTGTCCTGAAGGAGAATATAGTAAAGAGTGCATTATAG
- the RBL2 gene encoding Rbl2p (similar to Saccharomyces cerevisiae RBL2 (YOR265W); ancestral locus Anc_8.714), with protein MAPTQLEIKTKALQRLIKEESYYKEEIKEQKANVEKLKQDSNVDPYDLKKQVEVLEDTERLLPTLYTKIEEFKENLEQFLQSYDGQEDLTESKAAVEEANAFIQASKK; from the coding sequence ATGGCCCCTACTCAATTGGAAATTAAAACAAAAGCTTTGCAAAGACTAATCAAAGAGGAAAGTTAttacaaagaagaaattaaagaacaaaaagCCAATgtggaaaaattaaagcAAGATAGTAATGTCGATCCTTATGATCTTAAGAAACAAGTAGAAGTATTAGAAGATACTGAAAGATTACTGCCTACGTTATATACTAAGATTGAAGAGTTTAAAGAGAATTTGGAACAATTCTTACAATCATATGACGGTCAAGAAGATTTGACAGAATCTAAAGCTGCAGTAGAAGAGGCAAATGCATTCATTCAGGCCAGTAAAAAGTAA
- the DSE3 gene encoding Dse3p (similar to Saccharomyces cerevisiae DSE3 (YOR264W); ancestral locus Anc_8.713) produces MPRKFLGERIEKGVDVIRPSSLTLTAEDIANLPIFQTSPFLEDVQDDIIFHQPNKGKRLSRRFGGTMKIKQRLESVPELFLHDFNKRQKGKQPINTTTIVSSDPKISYNNKYEENPRIRTANVRNITAPTYIKRKETIKRRIKPSTKEPTKTKLPLITVEEKEELSNEIYYEEKVRLKDPLELPVPILPNSNQNIHAYPITAGPVAPNLNHHIPISEKNGKSESEILFEEILDAYGSTADDNYLLTTNKGNNNNNNNNNKNPSTNFLLENEIDRILNHVIKKNNKSKMEKMNGLTTPKIIQSEFQGDIDFLDFSKTPIIESISSSPLKDMISSPEYTGTSEQWSSDDDEDEGQERKSYTFSNSNTSDEGYCTAKESLSSIYSVEDLEIKSIPKSNFKPTISRSLNFPQMKNQIVKSNVHFTYVKPLLFKLEDDTESSLSDEETSLLTRNDNDQKINASLKCLEKCQPCLSSETATERDSLKILQKQIENIDIISMTSSVYSEI; encoded by the coding sequence ATGCCTAGAAAGTTCTTAGGAGAAAGGATAGAAAAAGGTGTAGATGTAATAAGACCATCATCTCTGACATTAACAGCAGAAGATATAGCAAATTTACCCATATTCCAAACAAGTCCATTCCTGGAAGATGTACAAGATGATATCATCTTCCATCAACCCAATAAAGGTAAAAGATTGTCAAGAAGGTTTGGTGGgacaatgaaaataaaacaacGATTAGAGTCAGTACCAGAATTATTCCTACatgattttaataaaagaCAAAAAGGTAAACAACCGATTAATACCACCACCATAGTCAGTTCAGATCCAAAGATctcatataataataaatatgaagaaaacCCTCGTATCCGGACTGCTAATGTAAGAAATATTACAGCTCCCACATATAttaaaaggaaagaaacaattaaaagaagGATAAAGCCATCAACAAAGGAACCTACCAAGACAAAACTTCCATTAATAACTGTCGAGGAGAAGGAAGAACtatcaaatgaaatatattatgaagaaaaagtaaGATTAAAGGATCCCTTGGAATTACCCGTTCCTATATTACCTAATTCTAATCAAAACATTCATGCATACCCTATTACTGCTGGTCCAGTTGCAccaaatttgaatcatCATATCCCTATCAGCGAAAAGAATGGTAAATCTGAGagtgaaatattatttgaagagaTATTAGATGCATACGGTTCAACAGCAGATGATAACTATTTACTTACCACTAACAaaggtaataataataataataataataataataaaaaccCGTCaactaattttttattggaaaatgaaattgatagaatattaaaccatgttataaagaaaaataacaaatcaaaaatggaaaagatGAATGGTTTAACCACTCcgaaaattattcaatctGAATTCCAAGGCGATATAGATTTTCTAGATTTCTCGAAGACTCCCATCATCGAGAGTATAAGTTCCAGTCCTTTAAAGGATATGATTTCAAGTCCTGAATATACAGGAACGTCAGAACAATGGAgttctgatgatgatgaggatgaggGGCAAGAACGGAAAAGTTATACATTCAGTAATAGCAACACTTCTGATGAAGGATATTGTACAGCTAAGGAATCCCTATCTTCCATTTATTCAGTAGAGGATTTGGAAATTAAGTCAATACCAAAGAGTAACTTTAAGCCTACTATATCAAGATCATTAAACTTCCCACAGATGAAAAATCAGATTGTAAAAAGTAACGTGCACTTCACATATGTGaaaccattattattcaaattagaagatgatactgagtcatcattatctgatgaagaaacttcattattaactcgaaatgataatgatcAAAAAATCAATGCTTCTTTGAAATGCTTAGAAAAATGCCAACCTTGCTTGTCAAGTGAAACAGCTACAGAAAGGGAttcattgaagatattacaaaaacaaattgaaaatattgatatcaTAAGTATGACTAGTAGCGTATATAGCGAAATTTAA